From the genome of Magnetospirillum sp. WYHS-4, one region includes:
- the thrS gene encoding threonine--tRNA ligase, with protein sequence MVAITLPDGSVRSYDGPVTGAEIAASIGAGLAKAALAVRVDGQLRDLSLPIAADAGVSIVTGKDAEALELIRHDAAHVMAEAVKELYPEVQVTIGPAIENGFYYDFSRPAPFTPEDLEKIEARMKEIVDRNEAITREEWDRGDAIRFFKDKGEHYKAQIIEDLPASETISVYRQGAFLDLCRGPHLPSTGKLGKAFKLTKLAGAYWRGDSRNEMLQRIYGTAWADDKQLKAHLTMLEEAEKRDHRRLAREMDLFHFQEEAPGAVFWHPKGWTLFRSLIDYMRRRQDDAGYVEIATPEIMDRQMWVTSGHWDTFRENMFFTRFFPDREDERVYAVKPMNCPGGIQVYKQGITSYRDLPRRMAEFGKVHRYEPSGSLHGIMRVRAFTQDDAHIFCTPEQMEDECRKVVALIMDIYKDFGFTEVRIKFSDRPEKRIGSDATWDLLEGALKSALDHMGYEYGYNPGEGAFYGPKLEFVLRDAIGRDWQCGTLQVDQNLPERFDISYVGEDGQKHRPVMLHRALFGSLERFTGILIEHYAGKLPIWLAPLQVMVAPITNEFDAYAREVQAALKKVGLRAETDLRNEKINYKVREHSLAKVPVILAVGGREAADRTVAMRRLGQERQEVLALQDAVARLSAEAAGPSAMD encoded by the coding sequence ATGGTCGCCATCACCTTGCCGGACGGCAGCGTCCGTTCCTATGACGGGCCCGTGACGGGCGCCGAGATCGCCGCCTCCATCGGCGCGGGCCTGGCCAAGGCCGCGCTGGCGGTGCGCGTCGACGGGCAACTCCGGGACCTGTCGCTTCCCATCGCCGCCGACGCGGGGGTGTCCATCGTTACCGGGAAGGACGCCGAGGCCCTTGAACTGATCCGCCACGACGCCGCCCATGTGATGGCCGAGGCGGTGAAGGAGCTTTATCCCGAGGTGCAGGTGACCATCGGCCCGGCCATCGAGAACGGCTTCTACTACGACTTCTCGCGCCCCGCCCCCTTCACGCCCGAGGACCTCGAGAAGATCGAGGCCCGCATGAAGGAGATCGTGGACCGCAACGAAGCCATCACCCGCGAGGAATGGGACCGCGGCGACGCCATCCGCTTCTTCAAGGACAAGGGCGAACACTACAAGGCCCAGATCATCGAGGACCTTCCCGCCTCCGAGACCATCTCGGTCTATCGCCAGGGCGCCTTTCTGGACCTGTGCCGCGGCCCCCACCTGCCGTCCACCGGCAAGCTGGGCAAGGCCTTCAAGCTGACCAAGCTGGCCGGCGCCTACTGGCGCGGCGATTCCCGCAACGAGATGCTGCAACGCATCTACGGCACCGCCTGGGCCGACGACAAGCAGCTCAAGGCCCATCTGACCATGCTGGAGGAGGCGGAAAAGCGCGATCATCGCCGCCTGGCCCGCGAGATGGACCTTTTCCATTTCCAGGAGGAAGCGCCGGGCGCCGTGTTCTGGCATCCCAAGGGCTGGACCCTGTTCCGCAGCCTGATCGACTACATGCGCCGCCGCCAGGACGACGCCGGCTACGTGGAGATCGCGACGCCCGAGATCATGGACCGCCAGATGTGGGTCACCTCGGGCCACTGGGATACCTTCCGCGAGAACATGTTCTTCACCCGCTTCTTCCCCGACCGCGAGGACGAACGCGTCTACGCGGTGAAGCCGATGAACTGCCCGGGCGGCATCCAGGTCTACAAGCAGGGCATCACCAGCTACCGCGACCTGCCCCGGCGCATGGCCGAATTCGGCAAGGTGCACCGCTACGAGCCGTCGGGCTCCCTGCATGGCATCATGCGGGTGCGCGCCTTCACCCAGGACGACGCCCATATCTTCTGCACGCCCGAGCAGATGGAGGACGAGTGCCGCAAGGTGGTGGCGCTCATCATGGACATCTACAAGGACTTCGGCTTCACCGAGGTGCGCATCAAGTTTTCCGACCGTCCGGAAAAGCGCATCGGTTCGGACGCCACCTGGGATCTGCTGGAGGGGGCGCTCAAGTCGGCCCTCGACCACATGGGCTACGAGTACGGCTACAATCCCGGCGAGGGCGCCTTCTACGGCCCCAAGCTCGAATTCGTGCTGCGCGACGCCATCGGCCGCGACTGGCAGTGCGGGACGCTCCAGGTCGACCAGAACCTGCCGGAGCGCTTCGACATCTCCTATGTGGGGGAGGATGGTCAGAAGCACCGACCGGTCATGCTCCACCGGGCTCTGTTCGGCTCCCTGGAGCGCTTCACCGGCATCCTGATCGAACATTATGCGGGCAAGCTGCCCATCTGGCTGGCACCGCTTCAGGTGATGGTGGCCCCCATCACCAACGAGTTCGACGCCTACGCCCGCGAAGTCCAGGCCGCCCTGAAGAAAGTGGGGCTGCGCGCCGAGACCGACTTGCGCAACGAGAAGATCAACTACAAGGTCCGCGAACACAGTCTCGCCAAGGTGCCGGTGATCCTGGCCGTCGGCGGGCGCGAAGCGGCCGATCGGACCGTCGCCATGCGCCGTTTGGGGCAGGAGCGCCAAGAAGTCCTTGCGCTTCAAGACGCCGTTGCTAGACTGAGCGCCGAAGCGGCAGGCCCGTCCGCCATGGACTGA
- a CDS encoding response regulator, translating to MENRPILIVDDHPPTAAFLGAALQAGGYQTVVARDGFEGVRMARDHLPALIFMDFLLPELSGLATGRMIRSEEMLSDIPMVAMTAFPFQEGEELFLGEGFDGYLPKPIDIRTLLATAARFCG from the coding sequence ATGGAGAACCGGCCGATCCTGATCGTCGACGACCACCCGCCCACAGCCGCCTTTCTGGGCGCCGCGTTGCAGGCGGGCGGCTACCAGACGGTGGTGGCCCGCGATGGCTTCGAGGGCGTCCGCATGGCCCGAGACCACCTGCCGGCCCTCATCTTCATGGACTTCCTGCTGCCCGAGCTGTCCGGGCTGGCGACGGGACGGATGATCCGCAGCGAAGAGATGCTGTCCGACATCCCCATGGTCGCCATGACGGCCTTTCCCTTCCAGGAAGGCGAGGAACTGTTCCTCGGGGAGGGGTTCGACGGCTACCTGCCCAAGCCGATCGACATTCGGACGTTGCTGGCCACCGCCGCGCGCTTCTGCGGCTGA
- a CDS encoding acyl-CoA synthetase, with the protein MAKQGRAPVSPKGAKQAPAKKQSAPMTMVGIAAALVGLVVVALPTVTLMFIGLLPTVVAYVIDRSPQKYATFCVGGMNFCGVFPYVLDLWRGAHTMAGAFKFLTNAFALLLMYGSAAFGWALFAAIPPVVVAVLTVISQRRVSTLRTNQRRIIEEWGEDVAKVMGKG; encoded by the coding sequence ATGGCGAAGCAGGGCAGGGCCCCCGTATCCCCGAAAGGCGCCAAGCAGGCCCCGGCCAAGAAGCAGAGCGCCCCCATGACCATGGTGGGCATCGCGGCAGCCTTGGTCGGTTTGGTGGTCGTGGCCTTGCCGACGGTAACCCTGATGTTCATCGGGCTTCTGCCCACGGTCGTCGCCTACGTCATCGACCGCAGCCCCCAGAAATACGCCACCTTCTGCGTGGGCGGCATGAACTTCTGTGGGGTCTTCCCCTACGTGCTGGATCTCTGGCGCGGTGCGCACACCATGGCCGGCGCCTTCAAGTTTCTGACCAACGCTTTCGCCCTGCTACTGATGTACGGATCGGCGGCCTTCGGCTGGGCGCTGTTCGCCGCCATTCCTCCGGTGGTGGTCGCCGTCTTGACGGTGATCTCGCAACGACGCGTTTCCACCCTGCGCACCAATCAACGGCGCATCATCGAGGAATGGGGCGAGGACGTCGCCAAGGTCATGGGCAAGGGATAG
- the infC gene encoding translation initiation factor IF-3, with product MIDSPEVRVIGADGDMLGVFTVRDGIRLAFEAGLDLVEVSPNAEPPVCKILDYGKFKYEEQKKRNEAKKKQKVIEIKEIKMRPGIDTHDYDVKLRAARRFLEEGDKVKFTIRFRGREMAHQDLGMVVLERVRVDLDPVSKMEQSARSEGRAITMIVAPR from the coding sequence ATGATCGACTCGCCCGAAGTGCGGGTCATCGGCGCCGACGGCGACATGCTGGGCGTCTTCACGGTCCGCGATGGAATTCGCTTGGCTTTCGAAGCCGGTCTCGACTTGGTCGAGGTCTCGCCGAATGCCGAGCCGCCCGTCTGCAAGATCCTCGATTACGGCAAGTTCAAGTACGAGGAGCAGAAGAAGCGCAACGAGGCCAAGAAGAAGCAGAAGGTCATCGAGATCAAGGAGATCAAGATGCGCCCCGGCATCGACACGCACGACTACGATGTCAAGCTGCGTGCCGCTCGCCGCTTCCTGGAGGAAGGGGACAAGGTGAAGTTCACCATCCGCTTCCGGGGCCGCGAGATGGCGCACCAGGATCTGGGCATGGTGGTGTTGGAAAGGGTTCGGGTCGACCTCGACCCGGTTTCCAAGATGGAACAATCGGCCCGCTCCGAAGGCCGTGCCATCACCATGATCGTCGCGCCGAGGTAA